The sequence AGAATAGTAAAGAAAGATACGGAGAATCGGAGATGATTTTCTGATTCACGATTACTAAATTCAATAAAGTGAcccaaatatatattatattataaaaggGAAAATTCACGTACTCTACAAACTACTGCCACTAATTCAATTAAATAGAAATAGCATGACACGTGAATAACTAACTAGAACATGGCCTATCAACCAAAAAAAAACCCACTATCATTCTTCAATATTCCGCCTTTTTGTACATCACATAAGAAAGATGAAAAGTATTTTAGCCCGAAAAAGTAGAGGCCAAAATTGTAACTATGCCGCGAATCAAATTCCAATGATTTACAAAATCCCAAATGTCCATATCTTGAGTGATGAGACCGGGTTTGTAACTCAATTGGTTTTATCTGTCCGCCAAATTGTTGGAGATTCGTGTTCGAGTCCTCAGCATGTGATAAAAATTTGACTTGGTGAAAAATCATGCACGCACAGGCTGTGTATCGACTATTCCAGGACAACAACGACATGAAGCTTCCTTACTTCATCGCCTTAGCCGGGTTCGGGTGCGCGCTATTCGCGGTTTCTATACCCCATTTGTCAGCACTCCGGGTCTGGCTTGCATTCTCAACTCTCTTCAGTCTCATCTACATCGTTATAGCATTCGCTCTAGCTCTCAAAGATGGTAATTAATTCTAAAGTCATGTCTTCAAATTCTTGCGTAAGTCGTAACTCAATCCAAAATCCATTCAAGAACATGCATAGAATTATGTCTTCTATATATCAGGTATCAAAGCACCATCCAGAGACTATGATATCCCAGGATCAAAGACTAGCAAGATCTTTACGACCATCGGTGCATCTGCAAATCTTGTTTTCGCATTCAATACCGGAATGCTTCCTGAAATACAGGTCAGACATAGAAGCTAGTGATCCGGCCCTGACCGCACCCTCGACTGGATTGCTAACGCTTATGGTTTTGGCTGCAGGCAACAGTGAGGCAACCAGTTGTGAAGAACATGATGAAGGCACTGTACTTTCAGTTCACCGTCGGAGTTCTTCCCATGTACGCGGTCACGTTTATGGGATACTGGGCTTATGGATCGGGTACATCGACCTACTTGCTTAACAGTGTAAGTGGTCCGGTTTGGGTGAAGACGTTGGCGAATATCTCGGCTTTCTTGCAAACTGTCATCGCTTTGCATGTAAGCACCCACCACTTCATTCAATTTACTAGTATATACACTCTTTTTGGTGGTCACTTGCGTGAAATCtaaaaaacttgaaacttttctTAGTTCTAAACTTAGCATGATTGACTGCTTTCGAAAACAGAGTTGTATGGATAGGGAAAATAGTCAAATTCGTCCTGTTTTGGATTATGAAATTTTTCTAGTTTGATGTAGTTTGCATTTTTATTGCTTGTTGCTGTCTGTCTAGCATCACGTCAACGTTCTGATGAAAAAATGACTAGAAACAAATAAAAGATCAACTTGCAGTATCAAATTTTTACCAATTGaaagaaacaaaacaaaaaataggCCAATTTACAGGACGGTTTTTATAGTGTTTCTGTATTTTGTTGGATGTATTAATGTGTCATCTTAACATTTTCATTAATTAATCTATCTCATAATTAACCACGTGGAATTTTTTTCTTGATTATTCAAGCATAACGAGTGTTTTTGTAATCATATGAATGGTTTTTCCTCCTGCTTAGCTAGCTAACAGAAATGCAACATCATCTACTTTTTTTAAGATCTTTGCAAGTCCGATGTACGAGTACGTGGATACAAAGTATGGAATCACCGGAAGCGCTCTGTCTTTACGCAATCTGAGCTTCAGGGTCCTCGTGAGAGGCGGTTACCTGGCAATGACGACGTTAGTGGCTGCATTGCTTCCGTTCTTGGGAGATTTCATGAGCCTGACCGGAGCGGTCAGCACTTTCCCTCTAACGTTCATTCTTGCGAACCACATGTATCTGGTGGCGAAGAGAACTAAACTAACTTCTCTGCAGAAGAATTGGCATTGGCTTAATGTGATTTTCTTTAGCTGCATGTCTGCTGCAGCTGCTGTTGCTGCCGTAAGGCTCATTGTTGTGGACTCTAAAACTTATAGTGTTTTTGCAGATTTGTAATTTGTAATTTGTAATATTCTTGGAATTAAACTTTGATTCATTCATCCATCTGTTGTAAGATAATGAGATTGGAGAttggaaattttttaaaattcttgctattatatatataattttttttaagtatgtatatatataaatatataacttaattaAAGCCGTTCACACATCTGCAGCCGAGTTGGCGAGCCTCTTCTGTTTTTGGGAGAAGTGTACAGGTTTCGAATCTTATGAGTTCCACTTACAaccttcattttttttatttatttttccctTTGTCTCAATTTACTTATTTCGTTGTGTCTCAAATTGGATATTTATAGAGGTTAttgaacctttttttttttttttacattacgtgtgataattttcataaataaaaaactaactttttcaaattttattctCATTTCATGTTTTtcatgttgaaaaatatataaaaaaattaataaaaataaaaatattttctggactttaaattaattttaaaataaattgtaaaatgacctcaaaaaaaataagattttattaagttaaaatTTGATTTCACAAATAGTGGTAAATTTTTGTGACCCtcgaaattttttaaaagattataatattttctggactttaaattaaattttaaaatgaccTCAAAAATAAggtttttattaagttaaaatTTGATTTCGCTAATAATGGTAAATTTTGTGGCCctcgaaaaattttaaaatattattgctatataaaaaatatatatatataaatgtattatttatttatttatttatttattaacatttcaatatatatttattgatcgTGAACTCCCGTCTTCTTTTATATTTGTTCAAGGTTTGTGTCCTCGAGttctcaaatttttattttatgtatttatcTCACTCAAATACAAATTTTTAGAAAACTAATACACGGACCATAATTTTAAAAGAACGAAAGTAACGACCTTTATTAAAAATCGGTAGCTCCGTCATCACTGCACACTTTAAGGTCCCCCAAACATAACGTCCTGAATCCGCCCTTGGTTAGAATTATGAACATGAAATGGCGCACTAGAAATGAGTGTGCATTGATACGAAGTAAAAGGGAATTGTTTTGAGATTTGTGTAGGGGAGACTCGAATTCGAGTAATTCTTGTTCAGTTTATTTGGCTTGTTATTCGTTTAATAGGTATAAAAATAGTCAATTTTGACCTTAAAATCAACGAattgatatttttaattatgttataaaaaaaatcttttactATCAAATATATACATTAATTTTTTACCTTGGTATTTTCTTTACATGAATACCCCAGCATAATTAAATTTAGATTAATCAACTTTATAACATTATTGTATACCAATTCATACAAGAAAATTATAATGTAAAGTATTACTATTAAACattgataatataaatcaatatataagatataaagtaATTATTACTATAATTCGAAATATTTTTGcaattctaatttattttttcagaCATCTAAATTGGTGAATTCTTGATCTAAGATCAAAGGTAAGACGTCAATAAAATAGATACCGTTCTGAAGATTATATACGTTGGTATctttaaatatcaaattttagcatattatattaataaattaattaatggttatttaataaaaacaaaaaacaaagttCATTCttgaagaaaatgataaaatccaAATTTGGACATATTTTGGCAAATAAAAAACACATTGTGAACTCATTGAAAGAAGCCAGTTTCCATGGTAATGTAACTGTCTTTCTGTTCCCATAATCCAATCCGAATAAATTTTATCTACAAGGAACACCCTTTTAAGAGGGGTGGAAGAAGATTACATCTTCAAATTTATCTAGTCCCCTGAATTTCAGGGGGAAGCGCATCAACTACACCAAACCCATAAAATTAAAAGCTCAAGTCAGTCATATCCACGAACCAGCCGCAGCAGCGTATTCTTCTGCCTCGATCCAGCCCCTGCAGCGAGCAGAAAGGATTAATGGCAATTTCTGGTAAGCAGATGGAGAAAGAacagattttcaaaaatctagAGATGGTTTCCCACATATGTGCTTTAGTTCATGAACACTAAACTAATGAATGCTTGAAGAAATTGGTGAACAAGACATCAATGACAAAATTTAGCTGCCATAAAGTGAATCGAATGTAGTCAGAGTTCTCCAAGTCGCGCCTTTAAAACATCCATCTTGGTTGAATGAATCAACTTAGCGCCGAGATTATAACGTACATAAAAAAGGAGAATAAGATGGACTTCACTTTAGAAGTAAAGTAAAGAATGTAAAGATGGACTCATTCTCTGTTGATTCATACAACATTGCACAATCAAAACAGTTGAGTCTAAATTACAAGGCTGAGAATGTAATGTAAGATGTACTGAAAACAAGATGAAGAGATGACCTTCGCGTCAAGCACCAAAATGCCTTTGGTTGCAGGTGGCAAGAATTAGAAGAAATAAACTCAGGTATCACGCATCGATAGTGCAAATAAAGATTCATAAATCAAAGTGATCCACTTGTGTCATATTAGGTATCCCACAACCTCAATACATTTCCCAACCAACCAAGGAAAGCCCCTTAGAGGAAAGGGCAAACTGACAGCTGGCTAACTGTTATACCAGACAGCACTATAACTTCAatagaaataataattttgagtcCTCATCTTGTTAATTAAATTTCTATAGCATTTTATCAGTTCATACACGGAATATGTCTCTACTATATAACAGGATCCAGAAGTTTTTATAAGGGAAAACCATAAGAATACTGTGGAAGTTTTTCCAGTATTATCATCAGAAGTTTAGGCAACAGATATAA comes from Henckelia pumila isolate YLH828 chromosome 4, ASM3356847v2, whole genome shotgun sequence and encodes:
- the LOC140860283 gene encoding proline transporter 1-like — translated: MDVEDGKIHAADDSAVQIPSTAHQISQDSWFQVGFVLTTGINSAYVLGYSGTVMVPLGWVGGVVGLILATAVSLYANSLVAKLHEHGGKRHIRYRDLAGFIYGRKAYKLTWGLQYVNLFMINVGFIILAGQALKAVYRLFQDNNDMKLPYFIALAGFGCALFAVSIPHLSALRVWLAFSTLFSLIYIVIAFALALKDGIKAPSRDYDIPGSKTSKIFTTIGASANLVFAFNTGMLPEIQATVRQPVVKNMMKALYFQFTVGVLPMYAVTFMGYWAYGSGTSTYLLNSVSGPVWVKTLANISAFLQTVIALHIFASPMYEYVDTKYGITGSALSLRNLSFRVLVRGGYLAMTTLVAALLPFLGDFMSLTGAVSTFPLTFILANHMYLVAKRTKLTSLQKNWHWLNVIFFSCMSAAAAVAAVRLIVVDSKTYSVFADL